Proteins from a genomic interval of Chroococcidiopsis thermalis PCC 7203:
- the hslO gene encoding Hsp33 family molecular chaperone HslO: MADRLIRATAADGGIRAVGVITTKLTEEARKRHELSYVATAALGRTMSAGLLFASSMKRPDSRVNIRVKGNGPLEGILVDAGLDGTVRGYVGNPAIELPPNDRGKLDVGGAVGSEGYLYVVRDVGYGYPYSSTVELISGEIGDDLSHYLATSEQTPSALVLGVFVGATGVTAAGGLLIQVLPKAARDEALVQTLESRIAQLAGFTPLLQAGKTLPQIFEQLLGDMNLEIFPESQLVRFYCGCSFERVLGALKILGEAELQDMIAKDDGAEATCHFCGQVYKASSNQLEQLILDLRAES; this comes from the coding sequence ATGGCAGATCGGTTAATTCGTGCCACAGCCGCCGATGGGGGAATTCGCGCTGTCGGCGTTATCACCACCAAGCTGACTGAAGAGGCAAGAAAACGGCATGAACTTTCCTACGTGGCGACGGCAGCGCTAGGACGCACTATGTCCGCTGGGTTGTTATTTGCTTCTAGCATGAAACGCCCTGATTCGCGAGTCAATATTCGGGTCAAAGGTAATGGTCCGTTAGAGGGAATTTTAGTCGATGCAGGTTTAGACGGTACTGTAAGAGGTTACGTCGGCAATCCCGCGATCGAACTACCACCAAACGATCGCGGTAAATTGGATGTTGGCGGTGCTGTGGGTTCAGAGGGTTATCTCTACGTCGTACGCGATGTTGGCTATGGCTATCCCTACTCCAGCACGGTAGAGCTAATATCGGGAGAGATTGGCGACGACTTGTCTCACTACCTAGCTACGTCAGAACAAACACCGTCAGCGTTAGTATTAGGCGTATTTGTCGGCGCTACAGGAGTGACAGCAGCAGGAGGATTGCTGATTCAAGTTTTGCCCAAAGCAGCCCGTGATGAAGCTTTAGTACAAACATTAGAATCAAGAATTGCTCAGCTAGCAGGATTCACGCCCTTACTCCAAGCTGGAAAGACCTTACCGCAAATCTTCGAGCAACTGTTAGGAGATATGAATTTGGAGATTTTTCCAGAATCTCAGTTAGTGCGCTTTTACTGTGGTTGCTCTTTTGAGCGCGTTCTAGGAGCGCTGAAAATTCTAGGCGAAGCAGAATTACAAGACATGATTGCCAAAGATGACGGAGCCGAAGCCACATGTCATTTTTGCGGACAAGTTTACAAAGCCAGCAGCAATCAGTTAGAGCAGTTGATTTTGGATTTACGGGCAGAGTCTTAA